The genomic region AGCTCTGTATTCGTCGAGGATGCTGTCTCCACATGGCGCACGTCGCTCCAGTACTCGGCGACCTCGGATTCAATGCGGGCAATGTCCTGAACTGTCATGGGGTCCAGAGTATCGGGACATCGAGGTAACGCGCGCAGCATCACCACCGCACCCAGGAAGTTCAACGGCAATAGACGCTCCGCCGACTCCGCACTGCGGAGTTCCTGCGGTTTTGCACCCGCTCCGCAACCCCGCCGCTGGACTTACACTGGGCGCCATGTCGGACATGAAGCTGTTCACTGTCGGTTATTCGAAAAAGAGCGCCGAGGAGTTCTTCGACTTGTTGCGCGACAACGGCGTGAAGCGGGTGGTGGACATCCGCCGGCACAACACGAACCAGCTCGCTGGCTTCACCAAACAGGACGACCTCGCGTGGTTCCTCGATGTCATTGTGGGCATCGACTACGAGCACGTCTTGGAGCTCGCCCCGAGTGAGGAGCTCATGCACGCCTACCGCAAGGAGGGTCTGCCTTTCGACGAGTTCGCCGAGAAGCTCCGCAAGCAATTCGACGACCGCAAGATGCCCACCAAGGCGACGTTCGACTGTGCGGCGCTGCTGTGCTCGGAGGCGGACCCGTCCACATGCCACCGACTCGTTGCGGCGGAATACCTGGCGGAGAAATGGTCCGGGGTGGAAGTCATCCACCTATAGCGGACCGCTGACGGGCAGCTCCGTCACTCGCCGAGCACGTCAGCAATCAGCCCACGCACCTTCGCGTCGATGTCGTCGCGGACCAGCCGCATTCGCTCCATGCCCTCAATTCCGCGTGTCGACGGCTCATCCGTCACCCACCGCTCCATCGTCCCGCGGGCATCATCGGGCAG from Corynebacterium genitalium ATCC 33030 harbors:
- a CDS encoding DUF488 family protein — encoded protein: MSDMKLFTVGYSKKSAEEFFDLLRDNGVKRVVDIRRHNTNQLAGFTKQDDLAWFLDVIVGIDYEHVLELAPSEELMHAYRKEGLPFDEFAEKLRKQFDDRKMPTKATFDCAALLCSEADPSTCHRLVAAEYLAEKWSGVEVIHL